One Desulfonatronovibrio hydrogenovorans DSM 9292 DNA segment encodes these proteins:
- the atpH gene encoding ATP synthase F1 subunit delta: MIGNIVARRYARALFALGQKQGDKELKAYGEDLAKIISALEGTPELVRVFRNPIFTVAEKKGILKQILAKLKPGPVISNFCYLLADKGRLDCLPEIQVYYSKLLDEFEGIVRGEIVTAVKLADNMKQEIAGKLEKQSGRKVVMDYNVDQDIIGGLMLKVGDKVLDASIRAQLQILKENIKRGE, translated from the coding sequence TTGATAGGAAATATTGTTGCCCGAAGGTATGCCCGGGCTCTGTTCGCCCTTGGCCAGAAGCAAGGGGATAAGGAGCTGAAGGCTTATGGGGAGGATCTGGCAAAGATCATCAGTGCACTGGAAGGCACGCCCGAGCTGGTCAGGGTATTCAGGAATCCCATCTTTACGGTTGCTGAAAAGAAGGGGATCCTGAAACAGATTCTGGCCAAGCTCAAACCCGGACCAGTGATTAGTAACTTTTGTTACCTGCTGGCTGATAAGGGCAGGCTGGATTGTCTACCAGAGATTCAGGTCTATTATTCCAAGCTTCTTGATGAATTCGAGGGTATTGTCAGGGGTGAGATTGTCACAGCCGTCAAGCTGGCTGACAATATGAAGCAGGAAATTGCCGGAAAGCTGGAAAAGCAGTCGGGCCGGAAAGTCGTCATGGACTACAACGTAGACCAGGACATCATTGGCGGTCTCATGCTGAAGGTTGGTGATAAGGTTTTGGATGCCAGTATCAGGGCGCAACTTCAAATTCTCAAAGAAAACATAAAGAGGGGTGAGTAG
- the atpA gene encoding F0F1 ATP synthase subunit alpha yields the protein MQIKAEEISQIIEGQIKNYEKRVEMSETGVVLSVGDGIARVYGVENVMAMELLEFPGGVMGMVLNLEEDSVGCALLGEDTEIKEGDLVKRTGKIVQVPVGEGVRGRVIDPLGRPLDGQGPIQGSETRLVEIKAPGIVERKSVHEPMYTGLKAVDAMTPIGRGQRELIIGDRQVGKTAICVDAILAQKESDVHCIYVAVGQKKSTVAQVVDVLKQHGAMEYTTVVSATASDPASLQFIAAYSGCTMGEYYRDSGKHALIIYDDLSKQAVSYRQMSLLLRRPPGREAFPGDVFYLHSRLLERAAKMSDDQGAGSLTALPIIETQAGDVSAYIPTNVISITDGQVYLEPNLFYAGVRPAINVGLSVSRVGGAAQIKAMKKVAGTLRLDLAQYRELAAFAQFGSDLDKGTQRRLTRGERLVELLKQPQYQPMSAEEQVISLYCGTKGYLDDIPVDAVAKFESEILEFMRSQKSEILKEIKEKQDLDSDLDSKIAAAIDEFKKTFKA from the coding sequence ATGCAGATAAAAGCAGAAGAAATCAGCCAGATCATTGAGGGTCAGATCAAGAATTACGAAAAACGCGTTGAGATGAGTGAAACCGGTGTGGTGCTGTCGGTAGGTGACGGTATTGCCCGTGTTTACGGCGTTGAAAACGTAATGGCCATGGAACTCCTGGAATTCCCCGGCGGGGTAATGGGGATGGTGCTCAACCTTGAAGAAGACAGCGTCGGCTGCGCCCTTCTTGGTGAAGATACAGAGATTAAGGAAGGAGACCTGGTAAAAAGGACCGGTAAGATCGTCCAGGTGCCAGTGGGTGAGGGAGTCCGCGGACGGGTAATCGATCCTCTAGGAAGGCCTCTGGATGGACAGGGTCCGATCCAGGGTTCCGAGACCAGGCTGGTTGAAATCAAGGCTCCAGGTATTGTTGAGAGAAAGTCGGTTCACGAGCCCATGTATACCGGTCTTAAGGCTGTTGACGCCATGACACCCATCGGACGGGGCCAGCGTGAACTGATTATCGGTGACCGGCAGGTGGGCAAGACCGCCATCTGCGTTGATGCCATCCTTGCTCAGAAAGAAAGCGATGTTCATTGCATATATGTGGCCGTAGGTCAGAAAAAGTCTACTGTTGCCCAGGTTGTTGACGTACTTAAGCAGCATGGAGCCATGGAATACACCACCGTTGTTTCAGCTACTGCTTCTGATCCGGCATCTTTGCAGTTCATTGCTGCCTATTCAGGCTGCACCATGGGCGAATACTACCGTGACAGCGGTAAGCACGCCCTGATCATTTATGATGATCTTTCCAAGCAGGCCGTTTCTTACAGGCAGATGTCCCTGCTCCTGAGGCGCCCCCCGGGACGTGAGGCCTTTCCTGGAGACGTTTTCTATCTTCATTCCAGACTGCTTGAACGTGCAGCCAAGATGAGCGATGATCAGGGTGCGGGTTCACTGACAGCTCTGCCTATCATTGAGACTCAGGCCGGTGACGTTTCCGCTTACATCCCGACCAACGTTATTTCCATTACCGACGGCCAGGTTTACCTTGAGCCCAACCTCTTTTACGCTGGTGTGCGCCCGGCCATCAACGTCGGCCTCTCAGTATCCAGAGTTGGTGGGGCAGCCCAGATTAAGGCCATGAAAAAAGTTGCAGGGACCCTGCGTCTTGATCTGGCCCAGTATCGTGAACTTGCCGCATTCGCCCAGTTTGGCTCGGACCTGGACAAAGGTACTCAGCGGCGTCTGACCCGCGGTGAGCGTCTGGTTGAGCTTTTGAAACAGCCTCAGTACCAGCCCATGAGCGCAGAAGAACAGGTTATTTCCCTTTATTGCGGAACCAAGGGTTATCTTGATGACATCCCAGTGGATGCCGTAGCCAAATTTGAGTCTGAAATTCTTGAGTTCATGCGCAGCCAGAAGTCTGAAATTCTCAAGGAAATCAAGGAAAAGCAAGATCTGGACAGTGATCTGGACAGCAAGATTGCAGCCGCCATTGATGAATTTAAAAAGACTTTTAAGGCCTAA